In Magnolia sinica isolate HGM2019 chromosome 12, MsV1, whole genome shotgun sequence, a single genomic region encodes these proteins:
- the LOC131221883 gene encoding sugar transport protein MST6-like, translating to MAGGAAISSGNGKQYAGRMTPHVIFTCIIAATGGLIFGYDIGISGGVTSMDPFLQKFFPSVYHKMKTEDNSTNQYCKFNSVPLTMFTSSLYIAALISSFFASSVTRKFGRRISMLCGGVVFLLGAILNGLAKNVAMLIIGRFLLGIGIGFANQSVPLYISEMAPSNYRGFLNMFFQLMITIGILIANLINYGTSKIKGGWGWRISLAGAVVPALIITVGSLLLPDTPNSLIERHPDNPEKAREMLRRIRGTDDIEEEYKDILAASIQSQTVTHPWRNILERKHRPQLVMAFFIPVFQQLTGINVVMFYAPVLFKTIGFGSSASLMSAVITGTVNASSTLVSIFTVDKIGRKALFIEGGIQMVTCQAVVGILIGVKFGLTGVAQIDKSYANLVVAFICLFVAGFAWSWGPLGWLVPSEIFPLEIRSVGQSINASMNMLLTFIIAQLFLQMLCHMKFGLFFFFAGWELIMTIFIIALLPETKNIPIDEMIFVWRKHWYWKNYVTDEDIPQGIEMEKGGPKTIV from the exons ATGGCGGGTGGTGCTGCTATCTCTTCCGGCAATGGAAAGCAGTACGCGGGAAGGATGACTCCACATGTTATTTTCACTTGCATTATAGCAGCTACTGGCGGTTTGATCTTCGGATATGATATTGGAATTTCTG GTGGGGTGACATCGATGGACCCGTTTCTGCAAAAATTCTTCCCATCCGTTTATCACAAGATGAAAACGGAGGATAATTCTACGAATCAGTACTGTAAGTTCAACAGCGTGCCGTTGACGATGTTTACATCTTCTCTGTACATCGCGGCTCTCATATCGTCGTTCTTCGCATCATCGGTGACGAGGAAATTTGGACGGAGGATCTCAATGCTGTGTGGTGGGGTCGTCTTTCTCCTTGGAGCGATTCTCAATGGCCTCGCCAAAAACGTGGCTATGCTCATCATCGGCCGTTTCCTGCTCGGCATTGGTATAGGTTTCGCCAATCAG TCTGTGCCACTATACATCTCCGAGATGGCTCCATCCAACTACCGCGGCTTCCTAAACATGTTCTTCCAGCTCATGATCACAATCGGCATCCTCATAGCTAATCTCATCAACTACGGAACATCCAAGATCAAAGGCGGTTGGGGCTGGCGCATAAGCCTCGCTGGCGCAGTCGTCCCTGCTTTAATCATCACCGTTGGTAGCTTACTCCTCCCTGACACTCCCAACTCCCTTATCGAACGCCACCCAGACAATCCCGAAAAAGCCCGTGAAATGCTCCGTCGCATTCGTGGAACCGACGATATTGAAGAAGAGTATAAAGATATCTTGGCTGCTAGCATTCAATCTCAGACCGTCACGCATCCATGGAGGAACATTCTCGAGAGGAAGCACAGGCCGCAGTTGGTGATGGCTTTCTTCATACCTGTGTTTCAGCAGCTGACTGGGATTAATGTAGTTATGTTTTATGCGCCGGTGCTGTTTAAGACGATTGGGTTTGGTAGCAGTGCATCGCTTATGTCGGCGGTTATTACTGGTACTGTGAATGCGTCTTCTACGTTGGTTTCTATCTTTACCGTTGATAAGATTGGAAGGAAGGCACTCTTCATAGAGGGAGGGATTCAGATGGTCACTTGTCAG GCCGTCGTTGGCATCTTGATCGGTGTGAAATTCGGCCTAACCGGTGTAGCCCAAATAGATAAGAGCTACGCCAACCTAGTGGTTGCCTTTATCTGCCTCTTCGTAGCAGGCTTCGCAtggtcgtggggcccacttgggtggcTAGTCCCTAGCGAGATCTTCCCCTTAGAGATTCGATCAGTGGGCCAGAGCATCAACGCCTCGATGAACATGCTCCTCACATTCATCATCGCACAACTCTTCCTTCAGATGCTCTGCCACATGAAATTtgggcttttcttcttctttgccgGATGGGAGTTGATCATGACcatcttcatcatcgctctcttgCCTGAGACGAAGAACATCCCCATTGATGAGATGATCTTTGTTTGGAGGAAGCATTGGTATTGGAAGAACTACGTTACAGATGAAGATATCCCACAAGGGATCGAAATGGAAAAGGGTGGGCCCAAGACAATCGTATGA